CCCTCGCCCTGCAGGACTTCCTCGAGCAGGCCGGTGCGGAGACGCGCGTGCAGTCGGCGATCGAGATGACGCAGGTCGCCGAGCCGTACATCCCGCGACGTGCCGAGCGGCACCTCGAGAAGAGCCGGGTCGTGATCTTCGGCGCGGGCGCGGGCCTGCCCTACTTCTCGACCGACACCGTCGCCGCGCAGCGTGCGCTCGAGATCGGCGCCGACGTGGTGCTGGTCGCCAAGAACGGCGTCGACGGCGTGTACACCGACGACCCGCGCACCAACCCCGACGCCGTCAAGATCGACCGCATCAGCTACCAGGACGCGCTCCAGCGCGGGCTGAAGGTGGTCGACTCGACCGCGTTCAGCCTGTGCATGGACAACGGCATGCCGATGCAGGTGTTCGGGATGCAGCCGAGCGGCAACGTCACCGCCGCGATCCTCGGCAGCGAGCTGGGCACGCTCGTCGGCAACGGCCCGGTGTCGCACGGGTAGCGCGCCGCCCCACGACTAGACTGTCCCGAGCAGCGAAACCGAAGGAGTCCACGTGATCGCGGATGTACTGTCCGATGCCTCGACCCGCATGAACAAGGCCGTCGAAGTCGCCAAGGACGACTTCGCGACCGTCCGTACGGGCCGCGCCAACCCCCAGCTGTTCCAGAAGATCATGGTCAGCTACTACGGCACCCCGACCCCGCTGAACCAGCTCGCCTCGCTCCAGAACCCCGAGGCGCGCACGCTCGTCGTGACGCCCTACGACAAGAGCGCCCTGCGCGACATCGAGCAGGCGATCCGCGACACGCCCAACCTCGGCGCCAACCCGAACAACGACGGCAACATCATCCGCGTCACCCTGCCGGAGCTCACCGAGGAGCGCCGCAAGGAGTACGTGAAGCTCGTGCGTTCCAAGGCCGAGGACGCCCGCGTGTCGGTCCGCAACATCCGACGCACCGCCAAGAGCGACCTCGAGGCGCTCAAGGGCGAGGTGGGCGACGACGAGGTCGTGCGCGGCGAGAAGGAGCTCGAGCACGTCACCAAGTCGCACGTCGAGGCGATCGACGAGGCGCTCAAGCGCAAGGAAGCCGAACTCCTCGAGGTCTGAGGGCCACGGATGACAGAGCCCGACGACACCAACGACATCGATCCGGGATCGCCGGGCGCGCCCTCGGAACTGCGGGCGCACATGCACCAGCGCCGGGTCGAGCTCGAGCGCCAGTTCGAGGCGACGCGCGCACAGTTCGACGCCACTCAGGAGCGCATCCAGGCGCGCACGGGCCGCAACCTGCTGCTCGCCATCGTGATCGGCCTCGTGCTCGGCGGCGGGCTGCTCGTGAGCCTGCTCATCGTCAAGGAGCTGTTCATGGTGTTCGCCGGCGTGCTCGTCGGCTTCACCACGGCAGAGCTCGCGACGGCGCTGCGCCGGGCGGGGTACGCCGTTCCGCGCATCCCCACCGTGGTCGGCGCTGTCGCGGTCGTGCCCGCCGCCTACTACGGCGGACCCGCGGGGCAGCTCCTCGGCGTGCTCGCCGCGATCCTGCTGGTCGCCGCCTGGCGGCTCGTGGAGCAGGCGATCCCGGCCACGCGCCGTGATTCGTCGCTCGTGGCCGACCTCTCGGCGAGCGTGTTCGTGCAGGTCTACGTGACCTTCCTGGCATCCTTCGTCGTCGTGCTCACCGCGCAGGAGGGCGGCCAGTGGTGGGCGCTCGGCTTCATCGTCATCGTCGTGCTCGCCGACACCGGTGCGTACGCGGCCGGGCTCACGCTCGGCAAGCACCCCATGGCGCCGGTCATCAGCCCGAAGAAGACCTGGGAGGGCTTCGCGGGCGGGGCGATCACGTGCCTCGTCGCCGGCGTGCTCATCGGCCTCTTCATGCTCGGCACGACATGGTGGTTCGGTCTGCTGTTCGGCGCCGCGATCTTCCTGTCCGCGACGCTCGGCGACCTCGCCGAGTCGCTCATCAAGCGCGACATCGGCATCAAGGACATGAGTTCGAAGCTGCCCGGGCACGGCGGGTTCCTCGACCGACTCGACTCGATCCTGCCGTCGGCCGCGGTCGCCTTCACAGCATTTCTGATCTACACGGCGCTCTGAGGCACAATAGTCCGGTGCACTCGACCTTCCCGCGCGTCAGGCGACCTCGTCTCGGCTACCACGTCGAACAGGTCGACGCGTTCCTCGCCCGGGCGCGACGCGCCTACGACGGCGTCGGCGGCGATGCCGACGCGCTCGCGGCGGAGGACATCCGCCTGACGGCGTTCTCGATGCAGAAGGGCGGCTACTCGACCGCGCACGTCGACGGCGCGCTCGAGCGCCTGGAAGACGCGTTCGCGGCGCGGGAGCGACAGCGGGCGGCAGCGGACCAGGGCGAGGGCGAGTGGATCAACGAGGCGCGGGCGACCGCGCAGGTCGTCATCAACCGGCTCGCGCGACCCGAGGGGCACCGCTTCGACCGCGTCTCGCTGCTCGCCGTCGGCTACAGCACCCGCGAGGTCGACCGCTTCGCCCAGAAGCTCATGCGCTACTTCCGCGACGGCGCGCCGATCAGCGTCGACGACGTGCGCACGGTCGTCTTCCGGCCGCAGCGGGGCGGGTACCGGGAGGTCCAGGTCGACATCGTCCTGGACGCCGTGGTCGACGTGATGCTGGCGGTGCGATGACCCGCCGCGCGCGTCACGAGCACGCCCTCGGGCTCGGCTAGACTCCCCGTATCGTGGGCAGGCACTCAGGGCGTACGCCGAACTCAGCCATTGCACCGGCGGCGCGTCCGCCGGTGCGTCGTCGTGCGGGCGGAAGCCGCTCGGGCGGCACCCGGGCAGCGCTCCCGGCGTCGCCGCGCCGCTCGCTGAAGCAGGCGCTGACGGTGGCCTTCGCGTTCGCCGCGTCCGTGTCGTTCGTGCTCGTGCACCTGGTCGACCCCACCATCGGCGCATCGGCGTCGGGGGAGTACCGCGCGAGCACCGACCGCTTCGGCGGCGAGGCGACCCAGGTGGTCGAGGTGACCGGCGACTACGACTTCACGGCGACGCGGGACGAGTACGTCGTCGAGGCGGCCGCGGTGGCCGTCTCGAACACCGCCATCACTTTCCAGGCGCCGCCGGCGATCGTCCCCGACCCGGGTTCGGCGCAGGCCTACGCGGCCGACGCGGTCGCGGCCAGGGGCTGGTCGACGGGCGAGTTCGACTGCCTCGTCGCGCTCTGGAACAAGGAATCGGGCTGGCGGGTCAACGCCATGAACCCGTACAGCGGCGCGTACGGCATCCCGCAGGCGCTCCCGGGCTCGAAGATGGCCACCGCGGGCGCCGACTGGCAGACGAACGCCGCGACCCAGATCGAATGGGGCCTGGGCTACATCGCGGGCCGCTACGGCACCCCCTGCGGCGCGTGGTCGCACTCGCAGTCGGTCGGCTGGTACTAGGCGGGCGGATGCCTCGGAGCAATCGCCGTCGCGGCAGCCGGCGCGCACGCGAGCAGGACGCCGAGCCGCTCGACGTCGAGCGTCTGCGCGCGGGCTGGAAGCGCACCGAGCAGCGCCGGGACGGCACGTGGTACGTGCAGCCCGTCTCGGAGGTGCAGGCGACGAAGTCGTACGTGTGCCCGGGGTGCGGCCTCGAGGTCGAGCCGGGAACCGCGCACGTGGTCGCCTGGCGCGCGGACGGCGTGCTCGGCGACGCGGCGGACCTCGCCGCACGGCGCCACTGGCACGCGCACTGTTGGAGGATGGGAGCATGAGCACCGACCAGTCCGGCACGGAGATCCGCGCGGGTGTCGAGCTGCCCGCCCGACGCGAGGAGGTCGAGCTGCGCACCGCCGACGGCCTGACCCTCGTGGGCGAGCTGGCCCTGCCCGAGCACCGCGAGCCCACGGCGACGCTCGTCACGCTGCATCCGCTGCCCACCGCCGGCGGCTTCATGGACTCGCACATCCTCCGCAAGGCGTCGGCGCGGCTGCCCGCACTCGCGGACCTCGCCGTGCTCCGCTTCAACACGCGCGGCACGGAGTCGCCGCGCGGGCGGAGCGAGGGCGCGTTCGACCACGGCGAGGCGGAGCGGCACGACGTCGACGCCGCGATGGCATTCGTCGCCGAGCGCGGCCTGCCGCGCCCATGGCTGGTCGGCTGGTCGTTCGGCACCGAGCTCGCGCTGAAGTACGGCCGCCCGCACGACGTCGAGGGGCTCATCCTGCTGTCGCCGCCGCTGCACCGCACCGACGACGAGGAGCTCACGGCCTGGGCCGGCGACGACCGCCGCATCGTGGCGCTGATCCCCGAGCACGACGACTTCCTGAAGCCCGACGAGGCGCGCATGCGGTTCTCGCTGGTGCCGCACCTCGAGCTCATCCCGGTCGAGGACGGGCGGCACCTCTGGGTGGGGGAGACGCAGACGCGCCGCGTGCTCGACGAGATCGTGCGGGTGGTGGCGCCGTCGGTGCCGCTGCCGCTGCCGACGCGCTGGCCCGCCTGAGGCGACGTGCGCCCGCCTCGGGCGTCCTGAGGGGTCTCGGGATGCCCGGAGGCATCCGCTCGCTCAGCGCTCGTTCTGGCGCGGGATGATGACCTGCTTGATGATGAGCAGGATGGAGGCCGCCACGGGGATGGCGATGAGCGCGCCGAGCACGCCGAGCAGCGAACCGCCGGCGAGTGCGGCGACGACCACCACGGCACCCGGCACCTGGACGGCGCGGTTCATGATGTGCGGGCTCAGCACGTACGCCTCGACCTGCATGTAGATGATGTAGTAGATCGCCGCCACGAGGGCCGTGAGGGGCGAGCCGATGCCCGGGATAAGCGAGACCAGCACGATGATCACCGAGCCCGTGAGCGTGCCGACCAGCGGGATCAGCGAGAGCACGAACGCCACGAACGCCAGCACTGCGGGGAACGGCGCCTGGATGATCGACAGGAAGATGAAGCTCGCGACGCCGTTGATGGAGGCCAGCGAGACTTGCCCGACCACGAAGCGGCCGACCGACTGGGTGATCTGCTCGGTCAGGTCGGCGAACCGGGCGCGGCGCGAGGCCGGCACGAGTTGGTACGCGGCGCGCTTCATGGAGTTGAGCGACGCCGTGAAGTAGAGGGTGAGGATCAGCACCACCACGCCGCCGAAGATGGCCGCACCGATGCTGAACGCGACCGCGAGCACGCCGCCCGCCAGTTCCGCCACGCTCGCGGGATCGTTCACGAGGTCGACCGCCGCGTCGGAGATGCCCTGGAAGATGTCGTCGACCCGCAGCATCGGGAACTGCTGCTTGAGGATCTCGACGATCTCGCCCGACTCGATGCGCCGGAAGATGCCCGGGATCTGGTCGATGAGCTGGCTGACCTCGTCGACGATGATCGGCACGACCGCGAGCACGAGGCCCGTCACGAGCGCGACGACGGCCGCCATCACGGTGACGATGGCGGCCCAACGCGGGAAGCCGCGCCGTTCCAGCCAGGTCACGACGGGGTCGAGACCCAGGGCGAGGAACAGCGCGGCCCCGATGTACGTGATGATCGTCGAGAGACTGACCACCGACAGGATGATGAGCAGGCCCAGGCCGACACCGAGGGTGCCGACCAGGCCGAGGCGGAACGCGTTCTGGATCTTCACGGGACGCGGTCCGCCTCTCCGCCGCCTACTTGGAGGAGTTGGCGGCCACCTGCTCTGCCTGGGTCAGCACTCCGCGGAGGCTCTCGAAGTAGCCGGCGACCGCGTCACGCTCGATCCTAATCTGCGAGAGGCGATCCTCGGCGTCCGCCACGAGGGCGCGGGTGCGCTCGTCGGCCTCGGCGATCATCTTGCGTGCCTGCTCGTTGGCGGCCGCGATGCGCTCGCGCGCCTCCTCGTCGGCGCGCTCGCGCGACTTGAGGATGTCGGAGCGCAGCTCCGCCTCGAGGCGCTCGTTCTCGGCGCGGCTCTCCTCGGTGCGGGCGATCGCCTCGGCGAGCTCGGCGTTGGCGTCGTCGAGGAACTTCTGGGTCTCGGAGACCGCCTGGCGGTGGGCGTCGAGCAGCTCCTGCTCGGCGTCGTCGCGCTTCGCGGTGAGCTCCGCGTCGAGGTCGGTGCGTGCCTGCTCGATCTCGCGACGCATGCGGGTGACCTCGTGGGTCGTCTTCTTGCGCATCGCGGCGAGCTGGTTGTCGAGCTCGATGCGGGCGCCCTCGGCCTCGGCCTCGAAGTCGGCGCGAGCCTGGTCCTGGTCGAGCGCCAGGTCGGCGCGGGCCTGCTCGAGTCCGGCCTCGTGGCGGGCGCGCACGCGCTCCAGCTCGTGCTCGAGCTTGAGCTTGGCCGTCTCGGCCTCGCGCTCGAGGTCGATCTTGACCTGCTCGCGCTCGAGGTCGAGACCCTCGCGGGCGGCATCGATCTCGCGCTGGAGGTCGGCCCGGACCTGCTCGATCTCGTGGGCGAGCGCGACGCGGCCCTCGGCGGCCTCCGCCTCGATGACGGCACGCGACTCGGCGGACTCGCGCTCGAGGTCGAGGCGGGCCTGCTCGGTCTCGCGGGCGAGGTCGAGGCGGGCCTGCTCGGTCTCCTTGCCGAGCTCCGCGCGGGCGCGGTCGAGCTCGATGGCGACCTCGGCGCGGGTCTGCTCGGTCTCCTCGGCGAGGCCCTCGGCGGTGCTGCGGGCCTCCTCGGCCGCGGTGTTCGCCTCCTTGAGGACGCGTGCGGCCTCGCGCTCGGCCTCCGAGCGCATGGCGTCCGACTCGCGCTTCGCGGTGGTGCGCAGCTCGGCGGCCTCGGTCGTGATCGCACCGCGGATCGCGGCGGCGTCCCGTGCGGCGTCCTGCCGCAGCTGCTCGCTGTGGTCGTGCGCGCGGGCGACCATGTCGTCCGCCTCGGCACGGGCGTTCTCGAGGGTGCGGGTCGCCTGCGCGCGCGCCTCCGAGACGGTGCGCTCGGCGAACTCCTGCGCGTCCGAGCGCATGAGCGCGACCTCGTCGTCGGCCGCGCGACGCAGCTTCTCGGCGTCGATGTCGGCCTGCGCGATGAGGCGCGTGGACTGCTCCTCCGCGACGCGGAGCGTGTTCTCGAGCTTGGTGCCGAGGCCGGAGAACGTCGGGTTGCCGACCTCCTCGAGCTCGGCGTTCAGGTCGTCGATGCGGGCGACGAGGCGCTTGACCTCCTTGCCCTGCTCGGTGAGCTGCGTGTTCGCGTTGAGGAGCTCCCGTCGCAGGTCGGCGAGCGCCTTGTCGACCTCGTCCTTGTCGTATCCGCGGAACACCTGCGTGAATTCGGTCTCCTCGACCATGTCTCCTCCGGGGGGTGGGTGGCTGGCCCGCGAACAGGGGGTGGCGGGACCGTTCGATTGTACGGGAGCCTGCTGCGCGCCACGCACTCGTGTGCACAGCCTTCGGTTGGCCAACTCCCAGCCTCGGCCGATATCGTGGAACGTTGTGTCGCTCGCGACCGGCGGCAGCATCGGGGCCCGATCCGGTGCCCCCGATCGGCCGGGGCGCGGCGGCCGACCCCCGACCTGAAGGAGACTCGTTGCGCTTCGTATTCGCGCTCGTGGCGTTCATCGGCGCCGTGCTGATGATCGGCGCCGGTGTCGCACAGCGCACCGTGCTCCTGGAGCCCGACCACGTGACCCGCGAGGTGACGATCGAGAACCCCACCACGTACATGGTGGTCGACCAGGAGGCCCTGGCCGCGTTCGCGGGCCAGCAGACGGTCACCGCGAGCGGTTCGCCCGAGGTGTTCCTGTCGTACGGGCGCACCAACGACGTCCTCGCCTGGATCGGCGACACGGCCTACACGAGCATCGGCTACGACGCCGAGGAGGACGCGCTCACGTCGTCGCTCATCACGCCGGCGGCCGAGCCGGGCGACGAGCCGGCCCCGGAGGCCGACCCCGACGCGCCCGCGGACACCGCGGACGAGGACGCGGCCGAGCCCGAGGAGAACCCGGACGCCACCGGCAGTCCGTCGGGCTCCGACCTCTGGCTCGACCAGTTCGCGGCCGAGAACGTGCTGCGCACGACGGTCGACATCCCCGAGGGCATCACGGTGCTGCTGGCCTCGGACGGCACGGAGAAGGCGCCGTCGCGCGTCGGCATCTCGTGGCCGCTCGACAACTCGACGCCGTGGGCGGGTCCGCTCATCGCCGGCGGCGCGCTCCTGTTCCTGATCGGCGTTTTCTTCCTCATCACCGGCATCAGGCGGCACCGTCGCGGCCGCGGGCCGCGTCGCAACGTCGGGAAGAGCGCGAAGCGCCTCCCGAGCGCCCCGAAGCCGACCAGTCGCCAGATCGGGCGCGGCTCGGGCCGCCGCGCGATCGGGCGTTCGCGCATCGCCGTCGTGCCGGTCGTCGCGATCTCGGCCATGGCCCTGTCGGGCTGCTCGGCCGACTACTGGCCCGACTTCACGGCCATGGCCACCTCCACGCCGACGGCGGAGCCGACGGCGACCGCGGACGGCGAGGAGGAGCCGGTCGTCCAGGAGGTCACCCCGCCGGCAGTCACCGTGCCGCAGATGGAGCGCATCATGCGTCGCATCGCGGTGCTCGCCGGCGACGCGGACTCCGAGCGCGACGAGTCGCTGCTCTCCGATCGCTTCACCGGTCCCGCATTCGACGCGCGCGAGGCGAACTACGCGATCCGCGCGTCGCTCGACGACTACGCCGCGCCCGCGGCGATCCGCGCCTCGCCGATCACGCTCATCCTGCCGCAGCAGTCGAACGTGTGGCCCCGCGTCGTGATGGTGGTCACGCAGAACGAGGACGACCCGACCGAGGCGCCGATCGCGCTGGTGCTGCAGCAGCAGTCGCCCCGCGAGAACTACCACATCGTCTACGAGATGGCGCTCGCGCCCGACGCGCAGGTGCCCCCGGTCGCACCGGCGAGCATCGGCGCGCCGATCATCTCGCCGGAGTTCAAGGGCCTGCTGATGCCGCCCGGCGAGGTGGCGGCGGCCTACGCCGACGTGCTGCTCAAGGGCTCCGAGAGCGAGTACGACGAGCTGTTCACGGTCGACGGCGACGTGCTGCGCGAGCAGCTCGGCGTCCGCGGCCAGCGGGAGATCGCCGCGAGCCTGCCCGACACCGCGGACATCGAGTTCTCGAACGAGGTCGGCGACGGCCCCACGGTGGCGCTCGCCACGAACGACTCCGGCGCGCTCGTGAGCGTCGAGATCGAGCAGCGGGAGAAGGTCACCCCGAACGACGGCGGCACCATCGGCTTCGAGGAGGGCTCGCCCGGCGCCGCCCTGTCGGGCTTCGACGGCAAGAGCGCCAAGGGCGTGCAGCGCCGCGTCTCGCTGCAGCTGCTGTTCTACGTCCCCGGTGTCGGTTCCGACGGCACCATCACGCTGCTCGGCTGGTCGGAGAACCTGATCAGCGCATCGGAGGTCAAGTGACGAACCCGCCCATGCCGGACCCGTCGTCGATGCGCGGCGCCGTGGACCTCTCGTCCCTCGCGTCGCGACGATCCGCTCCGCAGCCTCCGGCAGCCGGTGGCGCGGCAGGCGCCGCCGACGGTGGCGCGGCCGCCGCCCCGGCGGCCTCGCTCGTGGTCGACGCCACCGACCAGTCGTTCGGCCAGGTCGTCGAGCTCTCCCGGCGCGTGCCGGTGGTCGTGGACCTCTGGGCCGAGTGGTGCGCGCCGTGCACGCAGCTCACGCCGGTGCTCGAGAAGCTCGTCGCCGAGTACGCGGGCCGCGTCGTGCTGGCGAAGGTCGATGTCGACCACAACCCGCAGCTCGCGCAGGCGTTCCAGGCGCAGTCGATCCCGACCGTCGCGGCCGTCGTCGGCGGCCAGCCGGTGCCCCTGTTCACGGGTGCGCAGCCGGAGCAGGTCGTGCGCGAGGTGTTCGAGCAGCTGCTCCAGCTCGCCGCGCAGAACGGCGTGAACGGGCGCATCGACGTCGGCGACGTGCCCGATGAGGCCGAGGAGCCGGCGGAGGAGCCGCTGCCCGAGCACGTCCAGCAGGCGTACGACGCCATCGAGCGCGGCGACTACGACGCGGCGGCGGCCGCCTACCGCACGGCGCTCGCCAAGCAGCCGTCCGATGCGGAGGCGAAGGCGGGCCTCGCACAGGTCGGCCTGCTCGCGCGCCTGAAGGACCGCGGCATCGAAGAGATCCGCCAGGCCGCGGCATCCGGCCCCGACGACGTCGACGCGCAGCTCGCGGTCGCGGACCTCGACTGCTCGGGCGGACACGTCGACGACGCGTTCGACCGGCTGCTCACGCTCTTCCCGAAGCTCGCCCCCGCGGACCGCGACCGGGTGCGCGAGCGCCTGCTCGAGCTCTTCGAGGTGGTCGGCATCGACGACCCGCGCGTGGGCGCCGCCCGCCGACGCCTCGCCTCGCTGCTCTACTGAGCCGGGGCCGGTCCGGCCGCGGTCGGCCGGGCGGCCGGCGCGATCACGCCGGCCGCAGCCAGAGCACGCCCAGCGGCGGCAGCGTGAGGTCGATCGATGCCGGGCGTCCCTGGAACGGCTCGTCCTGCGCGTCGGCGCCGCCGAGGTTCCCCACGCCCGAGCCGCCGAACTCGGAGGCATCCGTGTTGAGCACCTCGACCCAGCGCCCGGCGAACGGCAGGCCGAACCGCAGGGTCGAATGCGGCACCCCGGCGAAGTTCGCCACGCACAGCAGCGGCCGGCGCTCGCGGTCGTACCGCATGAACGCGACGACGTTGGTCTCGGCGGAGCCGCCGTCGATCCACTCGAAC
This portion of the Agromyces rhizosphaerae genome encodes:
- the pyrH gene encoding UMP kinase, encoding MAGTNTRRRVLLKLSGEAFGGGSLGVNPDVVSALAREIAEAAEQVEIAVVVGGGNFFRGAELSQRGMDRGRADYMGMLGTVMNALALQDFLEQAGAETRVQSAIEMTQVAEPYIPRRAERHLEKSRVVIFGAGAGLPYFSTDTVAAQRALEIGADVVLVAKNGVDGVYTDDPRTNPDAVKIDRISYQDALQRGLKVVDSTAFSLCMDNGMPMQVFGMQPSGNVTAAILGSELGTLVGNGPVSHG
- the frr gene encoding ribosome recycling factor, with the translated sequence MIADVLSDASTRMNKAVEVAKDDFATVRTGRANPQLFQKIMVSYYGTPTPLNQLASLQNPEARTLVVTPYDKSALRDIEQAIRDTPNLGANPNNDGNIIRVTLPELTEERRKEYVKLVRSKAEDARVSVRNIRRTAKSDLEALKGEVGDDEVVRGEKELEHVTKSHVEAIDEALKRKEAELLEV
- a CDS encoding phosphatidate cytidylyltransferase, with translation MTEPDDTNDIDPGSPGAPSELRAHMHQRRVELERQFEATRAQFDATQERIQARTGRNLLLAIVIGLVLGGGLLVSLLIVKELFMVFAGVLVGFTTAELATALRRAGYAVPRIPTVVGAVAVVPAAYYGGPAGQLLGVLAAILLVAAWRLVEQAIPATRRDSSLVADLSASVFVQVYVTFLASFVVVLTAQEGGQWWALGFIVIVVLADTGAYAAGLTLGKHPMAPVISPKKTWEGFAGGAITCLVAGVLIGLFMLGTTWWFGLLFGAAIFLSATLGDLAESLIKRDIGIKDMSSKLPGHGGFLDRLDSILPSAAVAFTAFLIYTAL
- a CDS encoding DivIVA domain-containing protein — translated: MHSTFPRVRRPRLGYHVEQVDAFLARARRAYDGVGGDADALAAEDIRLTAFSMQKGGYSTAHVDGALERLEDAFAARERQRAAADQGEGEWINEARATAQVVINRLARPEGHRFDRVSLLAVGYSTREVDRFAQKLMRYFRDGAPISVDDVRTVVFRPQRGGYREVQVDIVLDAVVDVMLAVR
- a CDS encoding lytic transglycosylase domain-containing protein, yielding MAFAFAASVSFVLVHLVDPTIGASASGEYRASTDRFGGEATQVVEVTGDYDFTATRDEYVVEAAAVAVSNTAITFQAPPAIVPDPGSAQAYAADAVAARGWSTGEFDCLVALWNKESGWRVNAMNPYSGAYGIPQALPGSKMATAGADWQTNAATQIEWGLGYIAGRYGTPCGAWSHSQSVGWY
- a CDS encoding alpha/beta hydrolase, with the translated sequence MSTDQSGTEIRAGVELPARREEVELRTADGLTLVGELALPEHREPTATLVTLHPLPTAGGFMDSHILRKASARLPALADLAVLRFNTRGTESPRGRSEGAFDHGEAERHDVDAAMAFVAERGLPRPWLVGWSFGTELALKYGRPHDVEGLILLSPPLHRTDDEELTAWAGDDRRIVALIPEHDDFLKPDEARMRFSLVPHLELIPVEDGRHLWVGETQTRRVLDEIVRVVAPSVPLPLPTRWPA
- a CDS encoding AI-2E family transporter — its product is MKIQNAFRLGLVGTLGVGLGLLIILSVVSLSTIITYIGAALFLALGLDPVVTWLERRGFPRWAAIVTVMAAVVALVTGLVLAVVPIIVDEVSQLIDQIPGIFRRIESGEIVEILKQQFPMLRVDDIFQGISDAAVDLVNDPASVAELAGGVLAVAFSIGAAIFGGVVVLILTLYFTASLNSMKRAAYQLVPASRRARFADLTEQITQSVGRFVVGQVSLASINGVASFIFLSIIQAPFPAVLAFVAFVLSLIPLVGTLTGSVIIVLVSLIPGIGSPLTALVAAIYYIIYMQVEAYVLSPHIMNRAVQVPGAVVVVAALAGGSLLGVLGALIAIPVAASILLIIKQVIIPRQNER
- a CDS encoding DivIVA domain-containing protein, translating into MVEETEFTQVFRGYDKDEVDKALADLRRELLNANTQLTEQGKEVKRLVARIDDLNAELEEVGNPTFSGLGTKLENTLRVAEEQSTRLIAQADIDAEKLRRAADDEVALMRSDAQEFAERTVSEARAQATRTLENARAEADDMVARAHDHSEQLRQDAARDAAAIRGAITTEAAELRTTAKRESDAMRSEAEREAARVLKEANTAAEEARSTAEGLAEETEQTRAEVAIELDRARAELGKETEQARLDLARETEQARLDLERESAESRAVIEAEAAEGRVALAHEIEQVRADLQREIDAAREGLDLEREQVKIDLEREAETAKLKLEHELERVRARHEAGLEQARADLALDQDQARADFEAEAEGARIELDNQLAAMRKKTTHEVTRMRREIEQARTDLDAELTAKRDDAEQELLDAHRQAVSETQKFLDDANAELAEAIARTEESRAENERLEAELRSDILKSRERADEEARERIAAANEQARKMIAEADERTRALVADAEDRLSQIRIERDAVAGYFESLRGVLTQAEQVAANSSK
- a CDS encoding tetratricopeptide repeat protein; protein product: MPDPSSMRGAVDLSSLASRRSAPQPPAAGGAAGAADGGAAAAPAASLVVDATDQSFGQVVELSRRVPVVVDLWAEWCAPCTQLTPVLEKLVAEYAGRVVLAKVDVDHNPQLAQAFQAQSIPTVAAVVGGQPVPLFTGAQPEQVVREVFEQLLQLAAQNGVNGRIDVGDVPDEAEEPAEEPLPEHVQQAYDAIERGDYDAAAAAYRTALAKQPSDAEAKAGLAQVGLLARLKDRGIEEIRQAAASGPDDVDAQLAVADLDCSGGHVDDAFDRLLTLFPKLAPADRDRVRERLLELFEVVGIDDPRVGAARRRLASLLY